The following are encoded together in the Mesoplodon densirostris isolate mMesDen1 chromosome 2, mMesDen1 primary haplotype, whole genome shotgun sequence genome:
- the TTC4 gene encoding tetratricopeptide repeat protein 4 — translation MEVPEPFAASDDAMDSFLEKFQSQPYRGGFHEDQWEEEFEKIPLFMKKAPSEIDPRENPDLACLQSIIFDEERSPEEQARTFKDEGNDYFKEKDYKKAVISYTEGLKKKCADPDLNAVLYSNRAAAQYYLGNFRSALHDVTAARELKPCHLKAIVRGALCHLELKNYVEAVNWCDEGLQIDATEKKLLEMRAKADKLKRTEQRDIRKAKLKEKKEQDQNEALLQAIMARNIKLVSEAVGEDEEDSASEGLGELILNRLTSENLYGARLSVDDGGSLSWPVLLLYPEYAQSDFISAFHEDSRFIDHLMVMFGETPSWDLEQKYCPDNLEVYFEDDDGSELYRVPPKSTLLQVLQHPRYFVKALTPTFLVCVGSSAFCRNYLRGRKVCQVK, via the exons ATGGAGGTGCCGGAGCCGTTTGCGGCTTCTGACGACGCCATGGACTCGTTCCTGGAAAAGTTCCAGAGCCAGCCTTACCGTGGCGGGTTCCACGAGGAccagtgggaggag GAATTTGAAAAGATCCCCCTATTTATGAAGAAAGCGCCATCAGAAATTGATCCCCGGGAGAATCCTGACTTGGCTTGCCTCCAGTCAATTATTTTTGATGAAGAGCGATCTCCAGAAG AACAGGCCAGGACCTTTAAAGACGAGGGCAATGattactttaaagaaaaagactatAAGAAAGCTGTGATTTCGTACACTGAAGGATTAAAGAAGAAATGTGCAGACCCTGATTTGAATGCTGTTCTTTATTCCAACCGGGCAGCAGCACAGTACTATCTGG GCAATTTTCGTTCTGCTCTCCATGATGTGACAGCTGCCAGAGAGCTAAAACCCTGCCACCTGAAAGCAATAGTAAGAG GTGCCTTATGCCATCTGGAACTGAAAAACTATGTCGAGGCTGTGAACTGGTGCGATGAGGGGCTGCAGATAGATGCCACAGAGAAGAAGCTTCTGGAAATGAGGGCTAAAGCAGACAAGTTGAAG CGAACTGAACAGAGGGATATAAGGAAAGCaaagttgaaagaaaagaaggagcagGATCAGAATGAGGCTTTACTCCAGGCTATCATG GCTAGGAACATCAAGCTAGTGTCTGAAGCTGTTGGAGAGGATGAAGAAGATTCAGCCTCAGAAGGTCTCGGTGAGCTCATCCTGAACAGGCTCACTTCTGAGAACCTCTACGGAGCCAGGCTGAGTGTAGATGATGGGGGAAGCCTGAGCTGGCCTGTGCTCCTTCTGTACCCAGAGTATGCCCAGTCAGACTTCATCTCTGCCTTTCACGAGGACTCCAG GTTTATTGATCATCTAATGGTGATGTTTGGTGAAACGCCCTCTTGGGATTTAGAGCAAAAATACTGCCCTGATAATTTAGAG GTCTACTTTGAGGATGACGACGGGTCAGAACTGTACCGGGTGCCTCCCAAGAGCACCCTGCTGCAGGTGCTGCAGCACCCCAG GTACTTTGTAAAAG